In Chryseobacterium sp. C-71, the genomic window AAGCTAAAGCAGAATTGGTAGAAACCATGAAGGCAGAAGCTAAAACCAGAGCTCAGGCGCACGTTCAGAGCATCATGGAAGAAGCTCAGTTGAATGCTAAAAGTGAAGCGAGAAAAATTGTTATCCAGACCATTCAGAGAATCGGTACAGAGCAGGCGATCGAAAACTCAGTATCTGTTTTTAACATCGAATCTGACGAAGTAAAAGGTAGAATTATCGGTAGAGAAGGTAGAAACATTCGTGCTTTAGAGGCTATGACTGGTGTAGAAATCATTGTTGATGATACTCCTGAAGCTATTCTTCTTTCATGTTTCGATCCGGTAAGAAGAGAGATCGCAAGATTGTCACTTCACAGATTGGTAACTGACGGTAGAATTCACCCTGCAAGAATTGAAGAGGTTGTGGAGAAAACCAAAAAAATGATCGAAGAAGAGATCATTGAAGTTGGTAAGAGAACAATCATCGATCTGGGGATCCACGGCTTACACCCGGAATTGGTGAAAATTGTTGGTAGAATGAAATACCGTTCGTCTTACGGACAAAACCTTCTTCAGCACTCAAGAGAAGTAGCCAACATTGCTGCGACGATGGCTGCAGAATTAGGATTAAATGTGAAGATGGCTAAAAGAGCAGGTCTTTTACACGATATCGGTAAAGTTCCTGAGCAGGAATCTGAACTTCCTCACGCTTTATTAGGAATGCAATGGGCAGAGAAATATGGTGAAAATCCTGAAGTTATCAATGCAATTGGTGCTCACCACGATGAAGTGGAAATGACTTCATTACTATCTCCAATCATTCAGGTTGCCGATGCAATTTCAGGAGCAAGACCGGGAGCAAGACGTCAGGTTTTAGAATCTTACATTCAAAGACTGAAAGATCTTGAAGCTGCGGCTTTAAGTTTTGAAGGAGTTTCAAGTGCTTATGCAATTCAGGCGGGTAGAGAACTGAGAGTAATGGTAGAAAGCGGAAAAGTAAATGACGAAATTGCTTCTCAACTTTCTTACGACATTTCAGAGAAAATTCAGAACGAATTAACATATCCAGGACAGGTAAGAGTTACGGTAATCAGAGAAACAAGAGCTGTTAATATCGCAAGATAATTCAGGTTTAAAATAAACAATAGAATCCTTTCAAAGAAATTTGGAAGGATTTTTTTGGAATAGGTTTAAACTATCGAATGATATGTATTAAAAGTGGATTAAATATTTGTTTTTTGGAATTAAATACTAAGAATTTATATTCAACGTTATAAATAATATAAAATAATTTACGAAGTAGTTGTTTTAATTATTAAATTTGAGCTTCAACTTAAAACCAAATTATTATGTTAAATGAAATTCTAAAAAACGCTAAGAAATTAAAAAGTGCTGATCTGAAAGAAATCGTTGGAGGTGTAAGTGTAGATAATGCGACTCCAGACTTATCACTCTGTGGATGCAGCTGTTCAGGTGCTGTCACAGGACCTAAGTATTGCCCAACTTATATTGGCTGTCTACAAGTGTACACTTGTGATGATTTTGCTGTATAAATTAAAGATCCTTATATTTTTTAACTTAAAATCCAAATCATTATGTTAAACGAAATTTTAAAAAACGCTAAGAAATTAAACAATGCTGATCTGAAAGATATCGTAGGTGGTGTCGGTAAAATTGGTAAGCCAGATTTATCTCTTTGTGGATGTAGTTGTTCTGGTGCTGTAACGGGACCTTTCTATTGTTCAACTTATATAGCATGTCCGCAAGTCTATACTTGTAATGATGCTATTTAAATTTTCTCCAACAAAGTAAAACCACAGAATTATGTCAAATAAATTTTTGAATAACGCTAAGAAATTGAAAAGTGCTGATCTGAAAGATATCGTAGGAGGTATCGGTAAAATCGGAACTCCGGATTTATCACTTTGCGGTTGCAGCTGCACCGGAGCAGTGACCGGCCCTAAATATTGCAGTCAATATATAGGATGCCCGCAAGTAATTACTTGTTAATATTAAAAAACATTTAAAAATAGAAAGTCTTCCAAATAATGGAAGACTTTTGCATTTATTAATTGAAGAAGAAAGAATTGCTTTCAATATATTTTTTACTCATCGAAATGCTGTCAAAAATATCTCTCTCACTCGAATCCTGCTCAACAAACCAATATTTTAAACCAGCTTTTTCTCTGGCTTCAAAAACTCTTTTAAAATCAATAATCCCATTTCCGATTTCTGCGAAATTTTTTGTTTCCCTCTGCATATCTTTCACATGCCACAAAGGAAATCTTCCAGGATGTTTTTCAAAATAAGCTAGCGGATCAAAACCTGCTTTTGTAATCCAATATAAATCAAGTTCCATTTTAACTAAATCCGGCGAAGTATTTTCTAAAATGAAATCATAGAAATTCTTCTGATCATCCATTTTTAAAAATTCAAAATCGTGATTGTGATACGCAAGTTGGATTCCATTTTGCGTTGAAATTTCACCGGCATTTTCCAAAACTTCCGGAAGTTTTCGGTAAGTCTCAAGAGTTCTTTCGGCTTCAGGAAGATAAGAGCAAACGGCATATTTTGCACCGATATAATTGAGATCATCTAATGTATTTTTCCAATTTTTTAAAAGTGTTCCTTCATCTTTATCGGTGATTCCGGTACGATGATGCGAACTGATGACTTTTAAACCTGTATTATTTAAAATAGTTTGAAATTCATTTTTGTTTTTGCCAAAAAAATTTCCGTCATATCCATAGATTTCTACATCTTTATAACCTAAAGAAGCGATTTTCTCAAAGGCTTTTTCCAGATTTTGAGAGACGGCGTCCCGAATGGTGTAAATTTGTAAAGCTAAACGTTGGTTTGTGTTCATAGATTTTGAGATTCCGCAAGAATATAATCCCAAAAAACCTAAAGATGACAGTTTCAAAAAATCAATTCTCTGCATAATTTTCTGTTAAAGGAAAGGTTTCATTTCATCTTCAATTTGCGTTCTGAGTTCCATCAGACGTTTGGCATACATTTCCTGCTGTTTTTCTTCATTGGTTTCAGGAATCCATTTAGGAACGGGTAACTTTTTACCGTTTTCATCAACGGCTACAAAAACGATAATACAGTGTGTTTTTTTATCAAAAATCGGTTGTTTAAGGTTTCTTGAGAAGACGTTGATCGAAATATGCATACTCGATGAACCAGTATAGATGACTTGAGCCTCAACTTTTACGATTTCTCCGATTTTTATTGGCTCATAAAAACGAATTCCGCCTACATACACTGTTACAGAATAATTTCCGCTCCAGGTTGTTGCACAGGCGTATCCTGCTTGGTCAATCCATTTCATAACACTTCCACCGTGTACATTTCCCCCATAATTGACATCTGAAGGCTCCGAAATAAACTGAAAAGTTACAGGCTTATTATCCATTTTTATTTAATTTTTAATAAAGATATTCATTAATTATCACAAAGTGAAATTAAATAGCTGTTTTTCCATATTAAAGTGGTATCTTGTAATAATATCCAATTTGGAGAGGAATTTTAAAAATAATTAATTAATATATAGATGAAGAAAGTATTTTATCTTAATAGTTGCGACACATGCAGAAAAATTTTAGCAAAATTTGATCTGAGAGACTGGGAGATGCGCGAAATAAAGAAAGAGCCTATCACGCAGGAAGAAGTGGAAGCAATGCATAAAATCACAAATTCTTATGAGGATTTGTTCAGTAAAAAATCAACCCAGATCAAATTAAGAGAACTTGATTTGAAAACAATGGGTGAAGACGATTTCAAAGAATTGTTGTTAGATCACTATACGTTCTTGAAGCGTCCGGTTTTCCTTACTGATACGGAGATTTTCATAGGAAACGACAAGAAAAACATTGAGAATTTAAGAGCTCATTTCAACGGAAATAATTAGAAATTTTTCTGTCAAAAAAAGTAAAAACCACAGAGCAATCTGTGGTTTTTTGTATATAAAAGCAAATTAACCAAAAGCCAACTGCAAATACTAATCTGCTAAACGAAAGGCATTTTAACGACTTTCGCAGGAATATTTTTATTTCTTACCTGAATAAAAATTTCAGTTCCTAATTTGAAATGAGGCTTGTCAACATACGCAATTCCCAAACCGATTTTTTTCATCGGCGATTGGGTTCCGGAAGTTACTCTTCCGATCACATTTCCTTCTGCATCTACGACAGGATAATCATGTCTTGGTACGCCTTTATCAGTTAATTCAAAACCTATTAATTTTCTCGTAACGCCTTCCTCTTTTTGTTTTGCAAAAATATCTTTAGACACAAAATCTTTATCAAATTTTGTGATCCAGCCTAATCCGGCTTCGATAGGAGAAGTTGTGTCATCGATGTCCATTCCGTACAAACAGAACCCTTTTTCTAATCTTAAAGTATCTCTGGCAGCCAATCCGCAAGGAATAATTCCTTCGCTTTCTCCAGCTTCAATGATTGCATCCCAAAGTTGTTCTGCGTTTTCATTTTTGAAATAAATTTCAAAACCACCGCTTCCTGTGTAACCAGTGTTTGAAATAATCACATCACTTACTCCAGCCACAGAACCAACTGTAAAATGGTAATAAGGAATTTCTGATAGATTGGTTTCAGTTATTTTCTGAAGAATTTCAGTCGCTTTCGGTCCCTGAACTGCCAAAAGAGACATTTCATCTGAAGCATTCGTCATTTTTGCACCGAAAGTATTGTATTTTGAAATGTGATTCCAGTCTTTTTCGATGTTTGAAGCGTTGACAACCACAAAATATTTGTCATCTTCCATTTTGTAAACGATAAGGTCATCTACAATTCCGCCATCTTCGTTCGGAAGACAAGAGTATTGAGCTTTTCCGTTCTCAAGAGCAATAACATTATTGGTTGTTACAAACTGCAAAAGATCTTTCGAGCCTGCACCTTCAATGAAAAACTGTCCCATGTGAGATACGTCAAATAATCCCGCTTTTTCTCTTACTGCAAAGTGCTCTTCCGTCACTCCGGAATATTGTACAGGCATATCAAATCCTGCAAAAGGTACTATTTTCGCTCCCAAAGAAACGTGTTTATCGTACAAGGCTGTTTTCTTCATGTTTATTTTTATTTATAAATATTCTTAGTTTGAAAGTAAAAATCTTACGATTCTATTTTTTTATTTTAAAACTATCAAAAGTTTCATTAAAAACTTTCATATAATTTCCGTTCCAGTATTTTTTCTGGCAATTGATGCTTACAATATAAATTTCTTTGCTTTTTTGAAACACTTTGGTGATCCAGAAAAGATTTTCTTTCTCATCAAAATATTCGTAAAAATACTCTGTGTAACCTCTTTTACCGCTGCCGGTCTTTATCTTTTTCTCGTCATCCGAAGAATTGTAAAG contains:
- a CDS encoding acyl-CoA thioesterase, with product MDNKPVTFQFISEPSDVNYGGNVHGGSVMKWIDQAGYACATTWSGNYSVTVYVGGIRFYEPIKIGEIVKVEAQVIYTGSSSMHISINVFSRNLKQPIFDKKTHCIIVFVAVDENGKKLPVPKWIPETNEEKQQEMYAKRLMELRTQIEDEMKPFL
- the gcvT gene encoding glycine cleavage system aminomethyltransferase GcvT; the protein is MKKTALYDKHVSLGAKIVPFAGFDMPVQYSGVTEEHFAVREKAGLFDVSHMGQFFIEGAGSKDLLQFVTTNNVIALENGKAQYSCLPNEDGGIVDDLIVYKMEDDKYFVVVNASNIEKDWNHISKYNTFGAKMTNASDEMSLLAVQGPKATEILQKITETNLSEIPYYHFTVGSVAGVSDVIISNTGYTGSGGFEIYFKNENAEQLWDAIIEAGESEGIIPCGLAARDTLRLEKGFCLYGMDIDDTTSPIEAGLGWITKFDKDFVSKDIFAKQKEEGVTRKLIGFELTDKGVPRHDYPVVDAEGNVIGRVTSGTQSPMKKIGLGIAYVDKPHFKLGTEIFIQVRNKNIPAKVVKMPFV
- the rny gene encoding ribonuclease Y is translated as MTTAIIVGVICLVIGAVLGMVFSKSSLNAKGKFIIDDATKNAENLIEKANVQAESIKKEKNLQAKEKFLELKSQHDADIQSRERKMQEGEKRVKDKENKLNDELSKAGKLEKDLDRQIADYAKKTEVLERKQQELDSATSKKVEMLEKISNYTAEEAKAELVETMKAEAKTRAQAHVQSIMEEAQLNAKSEARKIVIQTIQRIGTEQAIENSVSVFNIESDEVKGRIIGREGRNIRALEAMTGVEIIVDDTPEAILLSCFDPVRREIARLSLHRLVTDGRIHPARIEEVVEKTKKMIEEEIIEVGKRTIIDLGIHGLHPELVKIVGRMKYRSSYGQNLLQHSREVANIAATMAAELGLNVKMAKRAGLLHDIGKVPEQESELPHALLGMQWAEKYGENPEVINAIGAHHDEVEMTSLLSPIIQVADAISGARPGARRQVLESYIQRLKDLEAAALSFEGVSSAYAIQAGRELRVMVESGKVNDEIASQLSYDISEKIQNELTYPGQVRVTVIRETRAVNIAR
- a CDS encoding sugar phosphate isomerase/epimerase; the encoded protein is MQRIDFLKLSSLGFLGLYSCGISKSMNTNQRLALQIYTIRDAVSQNLEKAFEKIASLGYKDVEIYGYDGNFFGKNKNEFQTILNNTGLKVISSHHRTGITDKDEGTLLKNWKNTLDDLNYIGAKYAVCSYLPEAERTLETYRKLPEVLENAGEISTQNGIQLAYHNHDFEFLKMDDQKNFYDFILENTSPDLVKMELDLYWITKAGFDPLAYFEKHPGRFPLWHVKDMQRETKNFAEIGNGIIDFKRVFEAREKAGLKYWFVEQDSSERDIFDSISMSKKYIESNSFFFN
- a CDS encoding arsenate reductase family protein; protein product: MKKVFYLNSCDTCRKILAKFDLRDWEMREIKKEPITQEEVEAMHKITNSYEDLFSKKSTQIKLRELDLKTMGEDDFKELLLDHYTFLKRPVFLTDTEIFIGNDKKNIENLRAHFNGNN